From Spirosoma aerolatum, one genomic window encodes:
- a CDS encoding capsule assembly Wzi family protein: MMNRQHFLIRAVHLACILLGVMPSVVVAQFQNRPTYDTTTTSGIQYRAELSGVASTNGSTPFWMRSNQFGTIPWQLPAGIGTIGATGLWGNAQQTRKPYIKAGIEVVGNLNSASRLVLPEAYVAVRLGHGELYIGRQKEIHGLVDTLLTSGSIAWSGNAVPITQIRLGTRDFAPLKFTRGLIAVNAFFSHGWFSDTDSMQHVMLHAKAVFVRVGKPNWKVRFYGGINHFAQWGGYSKALADGPVSKFLSANGYLPSSLKAYKSVVWPIGQPGSDDQFSTIDTINQVGNHLGSIDAGLDIQLKNASLLLYTQHIFDDNSGLTFKNFPDGLFGIRWKAGVLNAGAVVQLKQLTAELITTRNRSGTKLPYGRDDYFFHGQYLDGWTHQGAIIGTPIFTRTADIPAALLKKSAWLSRSFAYRRLPINNNDVQSVHVGAYAVLFQRISAVLLATGSRYYEFDYSTRTYDQLSMSLELTNLLVTGSVTMGLKLAYDTGAIFANNLGGMLTIRKTGLLPRKLTSR; this comes from the coding sequence ATGATGAATCGGCAGCATTTTCTTATTCGGGCAGTTCATCTCGCTTGTATATTACTGGGTGTTATGCCTTCGGTTGTAGTGGCTCAGTTCCAGAATCGACCGACGTACGATACAACGACAACTAGTGGAATTCAATATCGGGCTGAACTCAGTGGTGTGGCTTCCACAAATGGAAGTACGCCCTTCTGGATGCGGTCGAATCAGTTTGGGACAATTCCCTGGCAATTACCCGCTGGAATTGGGACAATAGGTGCTACGGGTCTATGGGGCAATGCTCAACAGACTCGAAAACCCTATATTAAAGCAGGTATTGAGGTTGTTGGTAATCTGAATTCGGCTTCGCGACTGGTGTTGCCGGAAGCCTATGTCGCTGTTCGTCTGGGGCATGGGGAGCTTTATATTGGCCGGCAGAAAGAGATTCATGGACTGGTCGATACCCTGCTCACGTCTGGGTCTATTGCCTGGTCGGGTAATGCCGTACCAATTACACAAATCCGACTGGGAACCCGTGATTTTGCTCCGCTGAAATTTACGAGAGGCCTGATCGCCGTTAATGCTTTTTTCAGTCATGGCTGGTTCTCGGATACCGATTCGATGCAACATGTCATGCTACACGCCAAAGCCGTATTTGTGCGGGTGGGGAAACCCAACTGGAAAGTCCGATTCTATGGAGGGATTAATCATTTTGCTCAATGGGGAGGTTACTCAAAAGCCCTCGCCGATGGCCCTGTCTCCAAGTTCTTGTCAGCTAATGGCTATTTGCCCAGTTCGCTAAAAGCCTATAAATCGGTAGTATGGCCGATTGGTCAGCCAGGAAGTGATGATCAATTCTCAACAATTGACACCATCAATCAGGTTGGCAATCACCTGGGCTCTATTGATGCGGGCCTTGATATTCAGCTTAAAAACGCATCGCTATTACTGTACACCCAGCATATTTTTGACGATAACTCGGGCTTGACATTCAAGAATTTTCCGGATGGTCTTTTTGGTATCCGGTGGAAAGCTGGCGTGTTGAATGCAGGGGCGGTGGTTCAGCTAAAGCAATTGACGGCTGAACTCATAACCACACGCAACCGAAGCGGCACCAAACTGCCTTACGGACGGGATGACTATTTCTTTCATGGTCAGTATCTGGACGGATGGACACACCAGGGCGCTATTATTGGTACCCCAATTTTTACCCGCACGGCCGATATACCGGCTGCATTATTGAAAAAGAGTGCCTGGCTAAGCCGGAGTTTTGCCTATAGGCGGTTGCCCATCAACAACAATGATGTTCAGTCGGTGCATGTGGGGGCATATGCCGTATTGTTTCAACGAATTTCGGCTGTGCTCCTGGCGACGGGTAGTCGGTATTATGAGTTTGATTACTCAACCAGAACCTACGACCAGCTTTCCATGAGCCTGGAACTAACTAATCTTCTCGTGACGGGCAGTGTAACTATGGGCCTTAAACTGGCGTATGATACTGGAGCTATTTTCGCTAACAACCTCGGTGGAATGCTCACGATTCGTAAGACGGGTTTATTGCCCCGAAAGCTAACCAGCAGGTGA
- a CDS encoding PAS domain-containing protein, giving the protein MGALTRTYDWPQTAIGSPDRWPQSLRTTLGIVLHSAFPMFLFWGDEHICFYNDAYRPSFGHEGKHPALGKRGEDVWGEIWPFIGPLIDQVMTTGDAVWYEDQLVPFYRNGKLEDIYWTFSYSPVYGDEGHIDGVLVTCTETTENVQTIHKLKETNDQLAFAIDATELGTWDLDPASNAFSANERLKEWFGLPADGQVALPLATSVVAEKDRQRVDEAIQWALQYASGGHYDIDYTLVHPVTKDERIVRAKGKAWFTPDRVAYRFNGTLQDITDRKKAEQEVAASAQALRSIIESAPFPIGIYVGPQMQIQFANSAIITIWGKGPDVVGKRYADLLPELESQGIYAQLDRVYETGIPFHARHQRVDLDVDGRLQPFYFNYSFTPLYNAEGQIYGVMNTGAEVTDLIEAKQKLEDTEATLLGAIELAKLATWRLDASTRAFSCSERFMDWLGLSDKAKVQNEDFNPLPARYRQQVIEAIEEAIQPGSSGYYENEHPIINQLTGQVRIIHAQGRVFYDADGNPAVLSGTAQDITQQREVQLTLERQVQERTEELESTNEELTAINEELTEANQLLIRSNDNLQQFAYVASHDLQEPLRKIQQFSTLLKQEYAASLDDKGKDFLDRLTSASSRMSMLIKDLLTFSRISTQQVTHRRVDLNDVLREVLENLSIAVDESKAVIQIDPLPVIEGDALQLGQLFQNLLSNAIKFHQPGVRPVVQIRISQLLARDLPLSLPVLRQSKAYYCLDIADNGIGFDEKYKDRIFQVFQRLHSKREFVGTGIGLAICQKVAANHGGAITATSEPNRGATFSVYLPV; this is encoded by the coding sequence ATGGGGGCGCTCACCCGGACTTATGACTGGCCTCAAACAGCCATAGGCTCCCCTGATCGGTGGCCCCAGAGTTTGCGTACTACCTTGGGTATTGTCTTGCATTCGGCATTCCCAATGTTTCTTTTTTGGGGCGACGAGCACATCTGTTTCTATAACGACGCTTACCGGCCCAGCTTTGGCCATGAAGGAAAACACCCGGCGTTGGGTAAACGGGGCGAAGACGTTTGGGGAGAAATCTGGCCCTTTATCGGTCCATTGATCGATCAGGTGATGACAACTGGCGACGCGGTTTGGTACGAAGATCAACTGGTTCCGTTCTATCGAAACGGAAAACTCGAAGATATTTACTGGACATTCAGTTACAGCCCGGTTTATGGCGATGAGGGCCACATTGATGGCGTTCTTGTAACCTGCACCGAAACCACTGAGAACGTTCAAACCATCCACAAACTCAAAGAAACCAACGACCAGCTTGCTTTTGCTATTGATGCCACCGAACTGGGAACCTGGGATCTGGACCCGGCTTCGAATGCCTTTTCGGCCAATGAACGTCTGAAGGAATGGTTTGGATTACCTGCTGATGGGCAGGTTGCCTTACCATTGGCGACCAGCGTTGTTGCCGAAAAAGATCGACAGCGCGTCGACGAAGCCATTCAGTGGGCCTTACAATATGCATCAGGAGGGCACTACGATATAGACTACACGCTGGTCCATCCCGTCACGAAAGACGAACGGATTGTACGGGCAAAAGGGAAAGCCTGGTTTACACCTGATCGGGTAGCCTACCGATTTAATGGAACCTTGCAGGATATTACAGATCGTAAAAAAGCGGAGCAGGAAGTAGCCGCTAGTGCGCAGGCGTTACGGAGTATAATCGAAAGTGCCCCTTTTCCGATCGGTATTTATGTAGGGCCACAGATGCAGATTCAGTTTGCTAATTCTGCTATTATTACCATTTGGGGAAAGGGCCCTGATGTAGTGGGGAAGCGTTACGCCGACCTATTGCCCGAATTGGAAAGCCAGGGTATCTATGCTCAGCTAGACCGCGTCTATGAAACAGGTATTCCGTTTCACGCCCGACATCAGCGCGTCGATCTGGACGTAGATGGTAGGTTACAGCCTTTTTATTTCAACTACAGTTTTACACCCTTGTACAATGCCGAAGGGCAGATATATGGGGTCATGAATACGGGTGCCGAGGTGACAGATCTGATTGAGGCCAAACAAAAGTTAGAGGATACAGAAGCTACTCTACTGGGAGCAATTGAACTGGCCAAGCTGGCTACCTGGCGTTTGGATGCATCTACCCGGGCGTTTTCATGTTCCGAACGATTTATGGACTGGCTGGGCCTCTCCGACAAGGCAAAAGTGCAAAATGAGGACTTTAACCCGCTACCTGCCCGCTACCGACAGCAGGTAATTGAGGCCATTGAAGAGGCTATACAGCCTGGATCATCAGGTTATTACGAGAATGAACACCCGATCATCAACCAACTCACCGGCCAGGTTCGGATTATTCATGCACAGGGCCGTGTATTTTATGATGCCGACGGAAATCCGGCCGTACTGAGCGGTACTGCACAGGACATTACCCAGCAACGGGAGGTTCAACTTACGCTGGAGCGACAGGTACAGGAGCGTACAGAAGAACTGGAATCGACCAATGAAGAATTAACCGCCATCAACGAAGAACTTACCGAAGCCAACCAGCTTTTGATCCGTTCGAACGATAATCTGCAACAGTTTGCGTATGTGGCCAGCCATGATTTGCAGGAACCGCTTCGCAAAATTCAGCAGTTCAGTACGCTCCTCAAACAGGAATATGCTGCGTCGCTGGACGATAAAGGAAAAGACTTTCTGGATCGGCTAACGTCGGCCAGTTCGCGGATGTCGATGCTCATAAAAGATCTGCTTACCTTCTCCCGTATTTCGACTCAGCAGGTTACGCACCGACGAGTCGATTTGAACGATGTACTTCGCGAAGTTCTGGAAAACCTGTCGATTGCGGTCGATGAATCAAAAGCAGTTATTCAGATTGATCCGTTACCCGTAATTGAGGGGGATGCCTTACAGCTGGGACAATTATTTCAGAACTTACTTTCCAATGCGATTAAGTTTCATCAGCCGGGTGTCAGGCCAGTTGTTCAGATACGGATCAGCCAGTTATTGGCCAGAGATTTACCACTTTCGTTGCCTGTACTGCGGCAGTCGAAAGCCTATTATTGCCTTGATATAGCCGATAATGGGATTGGCTTTGATGAGAAATACAAAGACCGAATTTTTCAGGTCTTTCAACGATTGCACAGCAAGCGGGAGTTTGTGGGTACTGGAATAGGTTTGGCTATTTGTCAGAAAGTAGCTGCTAATCATGGAGGGGCAATTACCGCTACCAGTGAGCCTAACCGGGGGGCTACATTTAGTGTCTATCTGCCGGTTTAA
- a CDS encoding putative colanic acid biosynthesis acetyltransferase: MYQQIDNFKLPPGFRGRPGWYVQLWWIVESLFFRTSPQFMYGWRRFLLRIFGANIGQRVQVRPSVHTQFPWKVTIGDSSRIGDDVVLYSLGPITIGANVIISQKSYICTGSHDYLNADFAIFTEPVVIEDECWLATDVYVAPGVTIGKGTVVGARSSVLKSLPANKVCVGTPAKPLKDRKQLATYPEEIQKAWVV; the protein is encoded by the coding sequence ATGTATCAACAGATCGATAATTTTAAATTGCCTCCTGGCTTCCGAGGGAGACCCGGTTGGTATGTACAGCTATGGTGGATAGTTGAATCCTTATTTTTCAGGACTTCCCCTCAGTTTATGTATGGATGGCGTCGGTTTCTGCTTCGAATTTTTGGGGCTAATATAGGCCAGCGGGTTCAGGTCAGACCTTCCGTACATACGCAGTTTCCGTGGAAAGTAACCATTGGCGATTCGAGCCGCATCGGTGATGATGTCGTACTATACAGTTTAGGACCTATTACGATTGGAGCTAATGTAATTATCTCGCAAAAGAGCTATATCTGCACCGGTTCGCACGACTATTTGAATGCTGATTTTGCCATTTTTACCGAACCCGTCGTTATTGAAGATGAATGCTGGCTGGCAACCGATGTGTACGTGGCACCCGGTGTAACGATTGGAAAAGGTACGGTCGTTGGGGCCAGATCATCCGTATTGAAGTCGTTACCAGCCAATAAAGTATGTGTTGGTACCCCAGCCAAACCGCTCAAAGACCGCAAACAACTGGCCACTTATCCGGAAGAGATTCAAAAAGCCTGGGTTGTTTAG
- the yiaA gene encoding inner membrane protein YiaA, with protein sequence MTQKPSMAFVGASWVALGAGMFGFLIGLWRSDMLLNEKGFYFTVLMYGLFSVVSVQKSVRDRLEGVPVTDIYYGLSWFSTILAIVLLTVGLWNATLLPSEKGFYAFAFLLALFGAIAVQKNTRDGQSA encoded by the coding sequence ATGACTCAAAAACCCTCAATGGCCTTTGTTGGCGCTTCCTGGGTAGCGCTGGGCGCCGGTATGTTTGGTTTCTTAATTGGCCTTTGGCGATCCGACATGCTGCTCAATGAAAAAGGATTTTACTTCACCGTACTCATGTACGGTTTATTTTCAGTCGTATCGGTACAGAAGAGTGTACGGGATCGATTGGAAGGGGTACCGGTAACGGATATTTATTACGGATTAAGTTGGTTCTCTACAATTTTAGCCATCGTGCTGCTGACCGTCGGGCTTTGGAACGCGACCCTATTACCCAGCGAAAAAGGGTTTTATGCCTTTGCGTTTTTACTCGCGTTGTTTGGTGCCATTGCCGTACAGAAAAACACACGCGATGGCCAATCGGCCTAA
- a CDS encoding alpha-amylase family glycosyl hydrolase, with protein MSNTIDYQQRSLGLTFTPEHTARIYVWAPFATKVAVTSPANLSELPLQKDTDGYWYTETDQIKPGDLYTFVINDEQEFADPASLIQPQGVYGPSEAFDTSAFYWEDAHWINPPIDEYIIYELDICTFTPEGTLKALIRKLNHLKKLGVTAILLRPVTPFLNPNNRQQGAPFLYAIQTSCGGPAHLQQLVNACHFEGIAVILDLVYHRVEQPAKEFGNFGLLANSQARLPNRKPALSYEAHERYLIENMLMWFREFHIDALQLTGSQTLSNADQLLHQMRTHTSALTRITGRQYYLLAEHDMTQRLSVNDLQTWDLPVEQVSPEKMAEATGISFDLEMVAKRCQTRHYQESYLYDSHFSEALNELFDQGDGVGEGLKSVSQKGHKAQHSLLEAYAGQSLSTEFVKLMAGYILVSPCIPTLFMGEEWGAMNPFQTLAPGEPVPMDSAPESLLIDQESQSVSALPWEMLSEQPCRTLYQYYQSLTALRRQQPALYHLNPKQTRTIHKEGEPTIRMHRSFKANEVVCLMNFSPEKQIVTLPDLGNGWQKLLDSADPVWGGPGPSPELVTNTTTLTLQPESIVIYKVLPQNC; from the coding sequence ATGAGTAACACGATAGATTATCAGCAACGATCGCTTGGCCTTACCTTCACCCCAGAGCATACGGCCCGGATATATGTATGGGCACCTTTTGCCACCAAGGTAGCCGTTACCAGCCCTGCGAATTTATCGGAATTACCGTTACAAAAGGATACTGACGGGTACTGGTATACCGAAACCGATCAGATCAAGCCCGGTGATTTATACACGTTTGTTATTAACGACGAGCAGGAATTCGCTGACCCAGCGTCGCTCATACAACCCCAGGGGGTTTATGGCCCATCTGAGGCTTTTGATACCTCAGCTTTTTACTGGGAAGATGCGCACTGGATCAATCCGCCTATCGACGAATACATCATTTACGAACTCGATATCTGTACCTTTACGCCGGAAGGTACTTTGAAGGCGCTGATCCGTAAACTGAATCACCTGAAGAAGCTGGGCGTTACGGCTATTCTGCTCAGGCCGGTTACCCCGTTTCTGAATCCTAACAATCGACAGCAGGGAGCGCCTTTTTTATACGCTATTCAGACGTCCTGCGGTGGCCCGGCTCATCTGCAACAACTGGTAAATGCCTGCCATTTTGAAGGAATTGCGGTTATTCTGGATCTGGTGTATCATCGGGTCGAACAACCTGCAAAAGAGTTTGGAAACTTTGGCTTGCTGGCCAATTCGCAGGCCCGTTTGCCTAATCGTAAACCGGCTTTGTCCTATGAGGCTCATGAGCGCTATCTCATCGAAAATATGCTCATGTGGTTCCGGGAGTTTCATATCGACGCGCTCCAGTTGACTGGTAGTCAAACCTTGTCCAATGCTGACCAATTGCTCCATCAGATGCGAACACATACGAGTGCGTTGACCCGCATTACCGGACGGCAATACTACCTGTTGGCTGAACACGATATGACGCAACGTCTGTCGGTTAACGATCTACAGACTTGGGATCTGCCTGTAGAGCAGGTATCGCCCGAAAAAATGGCTGAGGCAACCGGTATATCCTTTGATCTGGAGATGGTCGCCAAGCGGTGTCAAACCCGACATTATCAGGAATCGTATCTGTATGATTCACACTTTTCGGAGGCACTCAACGAGTTATTTGATCAGGGTGATGGAGTAGGAGAAGGGCTGAAGTCTGTTTCGCAGAAAGGCCATAAAGCACAGCATAGCCTGCTGGAGGCCTATGCTGGTCAGTCACTTTCTACGGAATTCGTGAAGCTGATGGCTGGCTATATTTTGGTCAGTCCCTGTATACCTACCCTGTTTATGGGTGAAGAATGGGGGGCTATGAATCCATTTCAGACACTGGCTCCTGGCGAGCCGGTTCCAATGGATTCGGCTCCTGAATCGCTGCTCATCGATCAGGAAAGTCAGTCGGTTTCTGCGTTGCCCTGGGAAATGCTGAGCGAACAACCCTGCCGCACCCTGTATCAGTATTATCAGTCGCTTACGGCGCTCCGGCGACAGCAACCAGCCCTGTATCACCTCAATCCGAAGCAAACCCGGACAATTCACAAGGAGGGAGAGCCAACCATTCGTATGCACCGGTCATTTAAGGCCAATGAGGTGGTGTGTCTGATGAATTTTTCGCCTGAAAAGCAGATTGTTACGTTGCCTGATCTGGGCAACGGCTGGCAGAAACTGCTCGATTCGGCCGATCCGGTCTGGGGTGGTCCGGGCCCGTCGCCCGAGTTGGTGACGAATACTACAACGCTGACACTACAGCCCGAATCAATCGTAATTTATAAAGTGCTGCCCCAAAACTGTTAA
- a CDS encoding WcaI family glycosyltransferase has translation MRILIYGILYAPELTGVGKYTGEMAAWMVQQGHEVDAIMPMPYYPEWKVRSDYKNKGWFTEVVDGVKVHRCPVYVPKKVTASGRMLLDFSFLMSSFFYWIRLFFSKRYDVVICVAPPFHIGFFPVLYSMVRNVPVWLHIQDLQVDIAKEMGMIKSEKFLNVLFKAERFILKRCKVVSTISEGMIRKVTEKKSTQLDCVMFPNWVDEGFVKPLPVHESLRDELGLTETDKVILYSGSIGEKQGLELIVEAAKHFAHKPEMKFLIFGSGGGKGRLEVLVQQYKLTNVFFYPLQPYEKLSALLATADIHLVLQKKSASDLVLPSKLTGILAAGGCALVSAVPGTTLHEVVASEQMGILIEPDSLEALIEGIDRAFRSDLTVYRKNARAYARRNLSKNEILQQFEAQMINIVNPVSEQLIVEQV, from the coding sequence ATGCGAATACTAATTTATGGAATCTTATATGCACCTGAGCTGACGGGTGTTGGTAAATATACGGGCGAAATGGCTGCCTGGATGGTACAGCAGGGCCACGAGGTCGATGCTATTATGCCAATGCCCTATTATCCTGAATGGAAAGTACGTTCCGACTATAAAAATAAGGGCTGGTTTACGGAAGTAGTCGATGGGGTCAAGGTACATCGGTGCCCGGTTTATGTCCCTAAAAAAGTAACGGCATCTGGCAGGATGCTGCTCGATTTTTCTTTTCTGATGAGCAGTTTTTTTTACTGGATTCGTCTGTTTTTTTCGAAACGTTATGATGTAGTTATTTGTGTAGCTCCTCCGTTTCATATTGGTTTTTTTCCTGTGCTCTATTCAATGGTACGAAATGTACCCGTCTGGCTTCATATTCAGGATTTGCAGGTTGATATTGCCAAAGAAATGGGGATGATAAAAAGTGAAAAATTCCTGAATGTATTATTTAAGGCAGAACGCTTTATTTTAAAACGTTGTAAGGTCGTATCGACTATAAGTGAGGGAATGATTCGGAAAGTAACCGAAAAAAAGAGTACGCAACTGGATTGTGTTATGTTCCCTAATTGGGTAGATGAAGGTTTTGTTAAACCATTGCCAGTACACGAATCGTTGCGGGATGAATTAGGCTTAACGGAAACGGATAAGGTGATTTTGTATTCGGGAAGTATTGGCGAAAAACAGGGGCTGGAGTTAATCGTTGAAGCGGCTAAGCATTTTGCTCATAAGCCAGAAATGAAATTTCTGATCTTTGGGTCGGGTGGGGGTAAGGGACGTTTGGAAGTGTTGGTACAGCAGTACAAACTGACCAACGTATTTTTCTATCCGTTACAGCCTTATGAGAAATTGTCGGCCCTTTTAGCGACCGCCGATATTCACCTGGTGCTTCAGAAAAAATCGGCTTCCGACCTGGTGTTGCCTTCTAAATTGACTGGAATACTGGCGGCTGGTGGCTGTGCCTTAGTTTCGGCTGTGCCAGGAACCACCCTGCACGAGGTAGTAGCCAGTGAGCAGATGGGCATACTGATTGAGCCTGATTCGCTGGAGGCTTTGATTGAAGGGATCGACCGGGCCTTTCGTTCTGATTTGACAGTCTACCGGAAAAACGCCAGGGCGTATGCCCGAAGAAATCTTAGCAAAAACGAGATTCTTCAGCAATTTGAAGCTCAGATGATCAATATCGTCAACCCGGTATCTGAACAACTCATTGTCGAGCAAGTGTAG
- a CDS encoding sensor histidine kinase: MTFHSWGFVFAGMVTAILLLNIIQWITYRTRIYGLYTLYMLAWLLRVQTFDNGVFPQLHLFIRATASMIAFYIYFDFGDAFLNIRQRLPALYKLFPIARAVIILYVLIQLIICFVLPQWHPQWYEAAFSLIRALLAIGGFYAVYQLLKLKDVVARYFLAGTLFMQIGSLISQGLTFGHPADDISGPFWTISLVYLQVGLILELICFSLGMNYGQRQLAVRHALVEQEFTRAREQHHREQLEAELSLQRLEQEKALMRIQALQGQVNPHFLFNSLNVLDTLIEEDPDRARVFLEEMSTVYRYLLRANEQPLTDLATELSFIQSYYHLLRTRHGHGIQLMTTISERYQTYQLPPLTLQLLVENAVKHNSALPDHPLFIDISTDEKGRLLVSNTIQRKTSRVVSNGVGLSNILSKYQMLGQPAPVIQEADGKFWVVLPLIQPSAIERA; encoded by the coding sequence ATGACTTTTCATAGCTGGGGGTTTGTGTTTGCCGGGATGGTTACGGCCATCCTGTTGTTGAATATTATCCAGTGGATTACCTATCGTACGCGCATATATGGGTTATACACCTTATATATGCTGGCGTGGCTGTTGCGGGTGCAAACGTTCGATAACGGCGTATTTCCACAACTACACCTATTCATCCGGGCTACAGCTTCGATGATTGCCTTCTATATCTACTTCGATTTTGGCGATGCATTTCTGAATATTCGACAGCGGTTACCGGCTTTGTATAAGTTGTTCCCTATAGCCCGAGCCGTGATCATTCTGTACGTGCTCATTCAGTTGATAATCTGTTTTGTACTACCCCAATGGCATCCCCAATGGTATGAGGCAGCGTTTTCGTTGATTCGGGCTTTATTGGCAATAGGTGGCTTTTATGCCGTATATCAGTTGCTGAAACTAAAAGACGTGGTAGCCCGCTATTTTCTGGCCGGTACCCTGTTCATGCAGATCGGCTCGTTGATAAGCCAGGGGTTAACCTTTGGGCATCCCGCAGATGATATATCGGGGCCTTTCTGGACGATTTCCCTGGTGTACCTACAGGTAGGGCTTATTCTAGAGTTGATCTGTTTTTCGCTGGGGATGAACTATGGGCAACGACAACTTGCCGTACGTCATGCGTTGGTGGAGCAGGAATTTACACGGGCTCGTGAACAGCATCATCGCGAGCAACTGGAGGCAGAATTGTCATTACAACGACTGGAGCAGGAAAAGGCCTTAATGCGAATTCAGGCATTACAAGGGCAGGTAAATCCCCATTTTTTGTTCAATAGCCTGAATGTGCTGGACACCTTAATTGAGGAAGACCCTGATCGGGCTCGAGTCTTTCTGGAAGAAATGAGTACCGTTTATCGGTATTTATTACGGGCCAATGAGCAGCCCTTAACTGATCTGGCTACTGAACTTTCGTTCATTCAGTCCTACTATCACTTGTTACGTACGCGTCACGGTCATGGAATACAGCTAATGACTACTATTTCGGAGCGTTACCAAACTTATCAATTGCCACCACTGACCCTACAGTTGCTAGTCGAAAATGCAGTAAAACACAATAGCGCTTTACCAGATCACCCCCTTTTTATTGACATTTCAACCGACGAAAAGGGTCGATTGCTGGTAAGTAATACGATTCAACGAAAAACCAGCCGTGTCGTATCCAACGGGGTGGGGCTGTCAAATATTCTCTCTAAATATCAAATGCTGGGCCAACCTGCCCCCGTCATTCAGGAGGCAGATGGGAAGTTCTGGGTTGTACTTCCACTCATACAGCCGTCAGCTATAGAGCGTGCCTGA
- a CDS encoding NAD-dependent epimerase/dehydratase family protein, with protein MNVLITGGAGFIGSHVADHLLAMGCRVHVLDNFHSNYSREQKLLNIRSGMSHPAYYLHEGDIRDATRLTDLFRQNPFDVVVHLAALPGVQASLQRPDVYTDVNINGTRTLLNVMHQFGVRKLIFGSSSSVYGDHPAMPLQEDCQHLFPISPYALTKYKGEQLCRQYHEQYGMEITCLRFFTVYGPRQRPDMAIYQFLEAIRQQHPLTIYGKGTSRDYTYVADIVQGISKAMFRIDGFAIYNIGSGSYVSLRQLITLMESVSNQKALIIQKPDRPGDVAHTWADLTLSKQNLTYQPTTSLSDGLQQMVDWLASRNAQATLSYSS; from the coding sequence ATGAATGTACTGATTACGGGGGGGGCGGGGTTTATAGGGTCGCATGTAGCCGATCATTTACTCGCTATGGGTTGCCGGGTGCACGTACTGGATAATTTTCATTCGAATTATTCGCGTGAACAGAAACTCCTGAACATTCGCTCAGGAATGAGCCATCCGGCCTATTATCTGCACGAGGGCGACATACGGGACGCCACTCGTCTGACTGATCTGTTTCGGCAGAATCCGTTCGATGTAGTGGTCCATTTAGCGGCTTTACCCGGTGTTCAGGCTTCGCTCCAGCGCCCGGACGTGTACACGGATGTAAACATCAATGGCACCCGTACCCTACTGAACGTCATGCATCAGTTTGGTGTTCGGAAACTAATCTTTGGCTCTTCATCGTCGGTTTATGGCGATCATCCCGCTATGCCCCTTCAGGAAGACTGCCAGCATCTGTTCCCGATTTCGCCTTATGCGCTCACCAAATATAAAGGGGAGCAGCTCTGCCGACAGTATCACGAACAATATGGCATGGAGATCACCTGTCTACGTTTTTTTACTGTCTATGGCCCCCGCCAGCGTCCTGACATGGCTATTTACCAGTTTTTAGAAGCCATCCGCCAGCAGCATCCGCTGACCATTTATGGTAAAGGTACTAGCCGTGATTATACCTATGTAGCCGATATTGTACAGGGAATCAGTAAAGCCATGTTTCGGATCGATGGTTTTGCGATCTATAACATTGGCAGCGGGAGCTATGTATCGTTACGTCAGTTGATTACCTTAATGGAAAGCGTGTCCAATCAAAAAGCGCTTATCATTCAAAAACCAGACAGACCTGGCGACGTAGCCCATACCTGGGCCGATTTAACGCTATCGAAGCAAAATCTGACTTATCAGCCTACCACGAGCCTGTCTGATGGTCTCCAGCAAATGGTCGACTGGTTAGCCAGCCGAAATGCACAGGCTACACTAAGTTATAGTAGCTAA